The DNA region GTGGTCCGCGGGGCGGCGTCTGCGCGCGTGGTCCGGGGCGTCGCGGGCGGCGGGCGCCCGCGACGCCTTGCGGAGGTGCGGCTGCCCCGCCGACGCCGGCAGCCGTACCTCTCCCGCACCGCCTGAGGGGGAGGCGGTACCGGGCACCCGTGCCTGGCAGCGCGGGACACCTCCGCGCTGCCGGTGCCCACCACGCTCCCGGCCCCCGGGCGGCGGCCTCATCCTCCCGGGCGGCCGGACGCCCCGGCATCGGTAATGGGGAAGAATCCGTATACGTAGCGGCGGACCGGTTGATCGCCGGGCGGCTCGCGCCATGCGTACGCACTCCGGGCGGGTCAGTCCGCGAGCGAACCGGGGATCTCCGCCCGTGAACGGAGGCCGAGCTTGGTCAGGATGCGCTCGACGTGCGTGTCGGCGGTCCGCTTGGAGATGACCAGGCGTTCGGCGACCTCCCGGTTGGACAGGCCGCTCGCCACCAGCGCGGCGACCTCCCGTTCGCGCGGGGTGAGGGAGTCCGAGGCCCGCGCCCGCCGCGCCCCGGGCACGCTCCGCGCCGACGGCGGCACGTCGACGTCGGCGCGCACCGACTCCAGGATCTCCGTGCCCGTCATCCGCGCCCCCAGGCCGTGCCAGCGCGCGAACGCGGCGGCGCCGAGCGCGTCCCGCACGGCGTGCTGCGCGGCCTCCTGCTGTTCGAGGAGCGACGGGAGCATCGCCACCGGGTCGCCGGTCAGCCGCCGCGCGCCCTCGGCGTACCCGAGCAGCCACGCCGCCCGGATGTACCTCCCCTGCCCGGCCGCGTGCCAGCCGAGGCCCAGGCAGCACAGCGCGGCGACCAGGACGTCACCGACCTCGCTGACCGCGTCCAGGGCCTGCCGCAGCGGTGGCGCGCTGTCCTCGTGCCGCCCGGCGAGCCACAGGATGACGCCACGCACCATCAGCGTCGAGGCGTACAACTGCCGGTCCCCGGTGCCTTCGAGGTGGGCGAGACCGGTCGCGCACAGATCGAGCGCCCCGTCGATGTCGCCGAGCACGGCCCGCAGCAGCGCGGCCTCGTAGTGCACCACGCCGATGCCGAGCGCGTCCCCGGCCGCCACGATCCGCAGCCGCCCCCGCTCCAGCGCGGCCAGGCCCTCGTCGACCTCGCCGCCGAGGGCCCGCATCGCGCCGAGGTACGGTTCGGCGAACAGCAGCACCCGCTCCTCGCCGCACCGCAGGGCGACCTCCCGCGCCTGCGCGAAGCGGCCCGGAGCAACCTCCAGGTCACCGCTCCATACCCCGAGCACCCCGCCGAGCAGCAGCCCCCAGGCCCGCTCCCAGCAGTCGTCGGGCACCTGGTCGAGCCCCTTGTCGATCCAGTACCTGCCCTCCGACAGCGTCCCCGCGGTCCGCCAGAACGGCGCCGACTGGGCCGCCAGCCACAGCCCTTGGCGCTCCCGGCCCGGAGTGGCGAACGCGTGGCCGAGCGCCGCCCGCACGTCGGCGACCTCGGCGCGCATCGACCGGAACAGCTCGGCCTGCGCGTCGGTGAGGAGGTCGTCCCACAGCCGCTGGCCCAACCGCCGGTAGTACGCGAAGTGCGCCTCGCGCACCGCCTCCGTGCCGTCGGCCCCGGACAGCCGCTCGGCGCCGTACGCGCGCAGCGTGTCCAGGAGCCGATAGCGGCCCGTGCCCGCGCCGAGGTGCTGCACCACCGACTTGTCGACAAGCCCGACCAGCGCCTCAAGGACGTCCTCCGGCGCCAGTTCACCCCCGCCGCAGACCTCCTCCGCCGCCGCGAGGTCGAAGGACCCGGCGAACACCGAGAGCCGCGCCCAGAGCTCGCGCTCCCGGGGCAGGCACAACTCGTAGGACCAGTCGATCGCCGTACGCAGCGTCTGGTGCCGGGCGGGGGCGGTGCGCCGCCCGCCGGTGAGGACCCCGAAGCGCTGGTCGAGCCGCGACACCAAGTGGGCGAGGGGAACGGCCCGCAGGCGTACGGCCGCGAGTTCCAGGGCGAGCGGGATGCCGTCGAGGCGGCCCACGAGCGCGCTGAGCTGCGCCCGGTTGTCCTCGCCCGCCGTGAAGCCGGGTGCCACGGCGGTGGCGCGCTGCACGAACAGCTCCACCGCGTCGTCGGCGGCGAGCGGCGCGAGGGCCAGGCACTGCTCACCCGGCACGTCCAGGGGCTGCCTGCTGGTGGCGAGCACGCACGTGTCGGCGGCCTCGCGGAGCAGCACGTCGCAGAGTGCCGCGCAGGCGTCCACCAGATGTTCGCAGGTGTCGAGGACGACCAGGAGCCGACGGCCGCGCAGATGGGCCACGACCGCGTCGAGCGGCTCCATCCCCACCTGCTCGGGCAGTTCGAGGACGGCGGCGAGCGTCGCGGGCACCAGCTCCGGGTCCCGCAGGCCCGAGAGCTCCGCCAGCCAGACGCCGTCGGGGAACCGCTCCCCGAGCCCCTCGGCCGCGCGCAGCGCCGTACGGCTCTTGCCGACCCCGCCCGGTCCCACCAGGGTCACCAGCGGGGCCCGCGCGAACGCCGCCCGCACCCGGGCGATCTCCGCGGTGCGCCCGACGAAGCTGGTCCGCTCGACCGGCAGTTGCCCGCCGCGCCGCTGCCCGA from Streptomyces flavofungini includes:
- a CDS encoding LuxR C-terminal-related transcriptional regulator, which encodes MGFGFGQRRGGQLPVERTSFVGRTAEIARVRAAFARAPLVTLVGPGGVGKSRTALRAAEGLGERFPDGVWLAELSGLRDPELVPATLAAVLELPEQVGMEPLDAVVAHLRGRRLLVVLDTCEHLVDACAALCDVLLREAADTCVLATSRQPLDVPGEQCLALAPLAADDAVELFVQRATAVAPGFTAGEDNRAQLSALVGRLDGIPLALELAAVRLRAVPLAHLVSRLDQRFGVLTGGRRTAPARHQTLRTAIDWSYELCLPRERELWARLSVFAGSFDLAAAEEVCGGGELAPEDVLEALVGLVDKSVVQHLGAGTGRYRLLDTLRAYGAERLSGADGTEAVREAHFAYYRRLGQRLWDDLLTDAQAELFRSMRAEVADVRAALGHAFATPGRERQGLWLAAQSAPFWRTAGTLSEGRYWIDKGLDQVPDDCWERAWGLLLGGVLGVWSGDLEVAPGRFAQAREVALRCGEERVLLFAEPYLGAMRALGGEVDEGLAALERGRLRIVAAGDALGIGVVHYEAALLRAVLGDIDGALDLCATGLAHLEGTGDRQLYASTLMVRGVILWLAGRHEDSAPPLRQALDAVSEVGDVLVAALCCLGLGWHAAGQGRYIRAAWLLGYAEGARRLTGDPVAMLPSLLEQQEAAQHAVRDALGAAAFARWHGLGARMTGTEILESVRADVDVPPSARSVPGARRARASDSLTPREREVAALVASGLSNREVAERLVISKRTADTHVERILTKLGLRSRAEIPGSLAD